TCCTTCTTGATCATATCCACTGCGCCAAAAAATCCTTTCTTTATTCTTGATAAAACTCCAATGGTATCTTTTTGAACAAGACTGTCGCCCAAGACAAAACCATTCAATTTATTCTTTAACTTCCTATATTTCACATCACCTGAAAAATCCATAAAAAGCATACCCCCAATGGCGGCACAAAGATGGTCCTGCATACCTCCGGGTTCGTTGAATGCTTCAACTTCAGCTTTAAATGCAAGCTTTGCAATATCAAAGGAGGAATAATTTTCTTTTTCTCCTGAAATTGCAAGAAGAAAGGCTATCCATGCTACTACCATTGCAGAGGAACTCGAAACGCCCTTCTTAATTGGAATCGTGCTTTCAATCTTGCAATCAAACCCTTGTGGAAATTGAACTCCCATTGACTTCAACAGATTAAAAGCGCTTCTCAAATAATCGCGATTGTTCTTCAAAGTATTGAGATTATCCAAATCAATTTTTTCAAAAGAAGTTATATCGGGTAAATCTATACTGAGAGACCGCCCCACTACTGCGTTGCCTGAAATTTTTATTCTTCTATTTATTGCCGCAGAGATTACATTGAATCCAAGATAATCCTGATGTTCACCAAAAAGGCAAATACGTCCCGGCGCAGAAACAGTCAAAGTCATTATATCTTCTTCCATTGTTACATCATTTCTTGTTAAACTGATTCATATTGAGAGGATTTAACATAAAAAAACTCTTACCTTCAATAAAGTTTTTGATTTCCTCATGTATTCTCATTTCAATCATTATTTCTACAAAACAAAGCATTTAAATTGACTAAAAAAAACATCTGAATTACAATGCAGACAATAAAATCATAGTTTCATAGACATAGAGTGCATAGAAATAAAAAAAAGAGAAAGTTGAAAAGGAGATTGAAAATGGAACTTAGTGAAAGAGCAAAAGCCCTCAAGCCATCGCCAACTTTATCAATTACAGCGCTTGCAAATAAGCTGAAAGCCGAAGGCAAAGATGTCATAGGATTTGGCGCAGGACAGCCTGATTTTGATACGCCTGACAACATAAAAGAAGCGGCAAAAAGAGCAATAGATAATGGTTTCACTAAATACACTCCTTCTGCTGGAATCAATGAATTGAAAGACGCAATCATCGAAAAATTCAAATCAGAAAACGGACTCGAATATAAAAGAAGTGAGATTGTAGTTTCTTCAGGGGCTAAGGATTTTCTCTTCAATCTTGCAATGGTCTTACTGAATCCCGGCGATGAAGTTATCATCCCTTCTCCCTATTGGGTATCATACCCTGACCAAGTGGAAATCGCAGGAGGCAAACCTGTAATCGTAGAGACAAAGGAAGAAGACGGATTCTGCCTCAAAGCAGATGCTCTGCGGGAAAAAATAACTGAAAGGACAAAAGCTCTTATCTTAAACAGCCCGTCGAATCCAACAGGCGGTGCATATGAAGTAAAAGATCTCGAAGAAATTGCAGAAGTTGTTCTTGAAAAAGGAATTCTTGTAATTTCCGATGAAATTTACGAACGCCTTGTTTATGACGGTTACAAACATACAAGTATTGCATCGCTATCCAATGAAATGAAGAAAAATACAATCGTCGTAAACGGCGTATCAAAAACCTATTCAATGACAGGATGGAGAATAGGATATGGCGCCGGCAATGAAGAAATAATGTCGGCTATCACTAAACTTCAAAGCCAGTCGATTTCAAACCCTGTATCAATCTCTCAAATGGCTAGCATTGAAGCAATCACAGGAGACCAATCGGCAGTTGAGAAAATGCGCCTTGCATTTGATGAAAGACGCAAGTTTGTCGTCTCGAAACTCAATTCAATAGAAGGAGTCAAATGTTTCAATCCAAAAGGCGCTTTCTATTGTTTCCCAAACTTTTCAGGAATTTATGGAAAAAGCTTTGAAGGAAAAGCCATCAATTCCTCGAATGACCTCACAGAAACGCTCCTTAGCAGTTTCAATGTAGCGGCTGTACCGGGTGCAGCGTTCGGAAGCGACAATAATATCAGAATTTCCTATGCAACAGGGATGGAAATGCTCGAGAAGGGACTAAAGAGAATTGAAGATTTTGTTTCTGCCCTAAAATAAAGGGATAGGAATATGAAAGATGATGACGATGGAAAGATTTCTGTGCTTGTAATAGAAGACGATGAGGTTTTCAAGCAATTTCTGAAAAAATTTCTGAAAGAAAAGGGAATGAATGTCTCTCTTGCCTCGAATGGTTTGGAAGGATTGGCAAAAATCGAGAAACAACATTTTGATCTCATCATAACCGACCTTAAAATGCCAAAAATGAATGGAATGGATTTTTTGAAAGAATTAAAAAACAAAAAAGGCAATGATGTAGCAGTCATTGTTTTAACCGCTTATGGTGAAATGGACAACTATGTGCAGGCAATAGACTGGGGAGTTTATGAATTTCTACACAAGCCTGTTGATGTCGAAGTCCTCTCTGAAATAATAGAAAAAGCCGTCAGCGAAAGAAATATAAGAAAAAACCAATAAAAAATTCTTTCAATATCCAGTTCAAGATGCCAACCTCAGGAGACTTTCCCACCTTTCGTCAACCATCTGCTGAATGGTGTCAACTTCTCTTTCGGTGAGATGGGCAAATCGTTTTTGCAGACTGAAGTAATCATTGACAGGAATCTCCTTTTCCGGCTTTCTGACTACATATTTTTCTCCATCATAAACCTCATAAAGAGGATGCATCTTCGACCAAGTTGCATAACGAGCAATCTTTATCGAATCTTCAGAGGAAGAGCGCCATCCGGGAGGACAGGGAGATAAAATATGGAAGAAGCGAAGGCCCCTCATAGTAGTTGCTTTCTTGAATTTGACATAAAGGTCTTCAGGATAAGCGACATTTCCTGTTGCAGCATATGGAATTCGGTGTGCCGCCATAATCTGAATTATATCCTTCTTGGGCCTGTCCTTGTAATGTGTACCCGGTGTCGTTGTAGTCCATGCACCCAAAGGAGTTGATGAGCTTCTTTGGATTCCTGTATTCATATACGCTTCATTATCATAACAGACATAAATAATATCATCATTTCTTTCTGCCGCCCCTGACAATGCCTGAAGACCGATGTCGAAAGTACCTCCATCTCCTGCCAGAGCAACAACATTTACATCGTTTTTCTTCTGCATCTCAAGGGATGCTCTTATTCCTGCCGCTGTCGATGCGGCAGTTTCAAACGCCGTATGGATTACATTGACTTTAAGTGTAGAATAGGGATAAGGTCCCTGAATAACAGACCAACAACATGCAGGAATCACGATTATGGTTTTTTTGCCGAGGGCTTTCAACAGATACCTTCCAACAATCGGTGCACCACATCCCTGACAGGCATAATGCCCCGGATGAAAAAATTCTTCAGAGGGAATTCTTACTTTTTTAGGTCGAGCCATATTTCTTCACCTGCTTTTATCTTTTTGTTGGAAGCCATAATATCTATGGCTTCATTCAATACGCCCAAATGGACATCTCTGCCGCCAAGTCCTACGATGAAGGGATAGATTTCAGGAATGTCTCCATTCCCAATTATATTTGCTCTCAAAGTCTGCGCAAATACGCCGCCATTTCCCGGAGAATAATTCCTATCTATTACACCTACCTTCCGTTTCCCTCTTATGGCATTTAAAATGTCTTCACGAGGGAAGGGATTGAAAAGGCGAAGTTTGATCAATCCTGCTTTGATTCCTTTTTTTCTATATTCGTCAATCACAATTCTTGCAGTGCTTGTAACAGTGCTCGATGTTATGAGACTTATCTCAGCATCTTCGTTCCTATACTCTTCAAGGGTGCCATAGACTCGTCCAAATTTTTTGCCAAATTCAGCTCCGCATTTATTCACAACAGCAGGCACAGTATCCATCGATTCCTTAATCATATGTCTAAACTCCATATAGGCATCGGGATAAACTATGCTGTTGAAAGCATGCGGTTTCTTGACATCAATCTTGAATTTTGGCCTGAATTTTCTAAGGAAGCGGTCAACATCCGATTGCTCAGGAATATCCACTGCCTCATTTGTATGGGAAAGATAGAAGCCGTCAAAAACTACCATAAAGGGCAGATTTACCTTCTCGGCAATCCAATATGCCTGAATGATTGAATCAAGAACTTCCTGATTACTTTCACAATAGAGCTGAATCCAACCGGTATCCCTTTGTGAAAGCGAATCTGTTTGGTCAGTCCAAATGCTCCATGGAGGACTGACAGAGCGGTTTACATTCGTCATAACAATAGGCACTCTTGAGCCGGCTGCCCAATGCAGCATCTCATGCATTAGCAGCAAGCCCTGTGATGAAGTTGCAGTAAAAACTCTTGAACCACCAAGCGCCGCCCCTATACAACATGCCATTGCAGAATGTTCAGATTCAACCTTCAGAAACTTCGCATCTATCTCTCCATCGGCACACATCTCCGAAATCAATTCAACTACTTGAGATTGAGGAGTAATGGGATATGCGGCTACTACGGAAACACGGGAAAGTTTCACACCAATTGAAACCGCATGATTTGCCATCAAAACTTTTCTCAAGACTTTACCTCCTCAACCATTTCAATTACATTTCGGGGACATTCCGAATAACAGATTGAACACCCTTTGCAGTGATCATAGTCAATCTCATAGGTAAACCCCTTTCTCACCCTCTTTAGGACAGAAATATCAGGGCAGAATTTATAGCAGTTATCACAATCAGTACATCTGCCGCAGTTAAAACACCTTTCAGCTTCCGCAATCGCCTCTCTTTTACTCAATGTTTGAACTACTTCAGAAAAATCTTTTTTTCTTTTTTCAACATCTGCTTTTCTTATCTGTGGCGGGTCAGCAGGCATAAAATAATCGATATTGAGGTTTTGGTATTCGACAATTGTGCTCAATTTTTCAATTATCTCCTCTGAAGAATTCCCATAATTGGAAAATGAGATTCCTCCTTGCGCTCCAATTCTTATCTTTTCATAATCGAGTGCAAAGCTTTTTCCATTTATCATAGAAATAACAGCCAAAGCCGCCCTTTTTCCCCCGGCAATAGCTTCAACTATACTTCTTGGACCTCCTGCAAAATCTCCGGCCGTAAAGACTCTTTCAATAGGAGTAATACAGCCATATCGCAGAGATGAGAAAAATGATTCCTCATCAACAAGAGGTTTCAAAATTGAAGAATCGATGTCTTCACCTATGGCAACTATGGCACAATCAAAATCCTCTTCGAAGGTATCGCCTTTAATAGGCACAGGTCTTCTTCTTCCGCTTGCATCAGGTTTTCCAAGTTTCATTCGCTGAAACCTGATACCCTCAAGTTTATTATCTTTACCCTTTAAAAAGGCATATGGCGCAACAAGAAAATTGATGTCAACTCCCTCCTCGACGGCATCGGTTATTTCCTCCGGGAATGCCCCCATCTCGATTCGTGTCCTTCTATAAAACATCTTTACTTCACAACCTAACCTCAGCGCGCTTCTTGCCACATCGACTGCCGTGTTTCCACCTCCGATGACAGCCACTTTCCTACCCGGCGCTTTCATTCTTCCAAGACTAATGTCCTTTAAAAACTTACTGCCGTCGATTATTCCTTCTGCTTCTTCCCCTTCTATTCCAAGCTTTCTCGAAAAGGTGGCGCCTGCAGCAATTATGAGTGCATCAGATTTATTAAGCAGTCCCTTGATGGAAAGATCTTTTCCAAGTCTTTTACCGCAAACAATATCAACAGCATTGTCTCTTATCCTTTCAATTTCCCAATCAAGGATATCCTTAGGTAAGCGGTATGCCGGAATACCATAACGAAGAATTCCGCCCGGAGATTTAAAAGAATCATAAACAGTCACTGCTATATCATTTCTTGCAAGATGATAAGCCGCTGTCAATCCCGCCACTCCGGCTCCAATTACAGCTACTCTTCCCTTCTTTTTTCCCCCTTTTTTTACTATTCTTCTTTTCCTTCCATACTTCTGAAAAGCCATATCTGAAACAAATCTTTCTATGGCATTTATTGAAAGCGGCTCGTCGAAAAAACCTCTATTGCATCCGCTTTCACAGGGATGGTAGCAAGCTCTTCCGCATACGGCAGGGAAGGGATTTTCTTCTCTGATTAGATTCCAGGCATCGATGTATTTGCGCTGTGAAACAAGAGACATTACTCCTTCGATATTTTCTCCTGCCGGGCAGGATTCACGGCAAGGGGCAGTCTTCTCTTTATAAACAGGCCTGACATTTCTCCATGCACCTGTTATATTCCTTGCAACGGATTCATTGCAAAGAGCAAGAAAGAATTTACTGTTTCGATTTTTTCTTTTCATTTAGTTCATCCAAGGGACAAAGATTGCATTTTCTGTATGACTCTTTAGCCGCAAGAAGATTATTTACCGCATTTTCTTTAACTTCCTCCCTAAGGGCTTTTTCCAATGAGGAAAACTTCAAAATTTTATTTATTCTCAAATAGGCGCCGAGGATAGCTGTGTTGACGATTGGCGAAGAGAGAGTGCCAAGGCCATATTTCAAAGCAATATCGGTTGCATTCACGGTATAAACCCTATAACCATTGAATGCCGTAAATTCTATAGGCTTCTTTCTTGTATTAATCAGAATACTTCCGTTTTCCTTCAATCCATCGACTACATTCTGAAAGGTTATCAAAGTCTCATCAAGGATGATTACTGAATCAGGAGTGTAAACATTAGTGCGCTGTCGAATCGGCTCTTTATCAACTCTCAAAAAAGCAGCTACAGGTGCACCGCGCCTTTCCAAGCCAAAAACCGGAAAAGATTGTATATAAAAGCCTTCGTAAAAGAGGGCAAGCCCAAGAATTTTTGATGCTATTACAGCACCTTGGCCTCCCCTGCCATGAAATCTTATCTCAAACATTCATCCCGTTAAAATCAATTTATATTAAAAAAAATTGAAGTACTCTTTTGAGTCTATATCAAGCTTTTCTTTTTTTTCAAGTAAAGACTGATTTAATTCCTTGGCTGCCTTTGATGATTTTAGGCATCAGAGATATCTTTTTAATAATTTTATGCTTTTATAGAAGCCTCTCACTGAAATAATATAAAGAAAGGAGATTTTTAAAATCCCAAGATTTCATTTACAATGATTACCGACATTCTGCCTGATTCAGCCTGCCCTTCTATAATCGAAAACATATTGCAAATTCTTTGAGGCGGATAACAGATGTCTTCCTTGCAAAAACCCGTTTCTGCACAAGGCGCATCTGCATTAAAACGCAAACTATTCATCGGGCCTGCTGTGAGGTAGATTCTTTCTACTCCTTCCTGAATATTTTTTACAATCTTATTTATTCCGCAGACAATAATTACTTTCTGCGGCCCATATATCATCGATGCAATTCTGTTGCCGATTCCATCAGCATTGATCAGTTCGCCTTTCATCGTAATTGCATTGGTGCTTGAAACAAATACATCTGCCATCAAACCCTCACGGCGCATTTTATCCACTTCCTTCTTTGAAATATCCTCTCTATAGCGGTCGAGAAGGTTTATATCCATCTGCCGCAGAGTATCGATAATTCCTGACTCAACAATCGTTACTGACCCTCCCAACGCCACAGTAGCGCCTTTTGGAATCATCTTCTTAATTTTCCTGCATGCATCGGAGCTTGATTCGACAAAGATTCCTTCTATATTTCTTTTATTCAATTCATCACAGAGTTTTTCTACTCTTCTTTTGATTACTTCGCTTCTTGGATTTGGTGCTGTTTTCTTATCTTTCCTACCTTTCTTTTTTACCTGTCTCATAATTTAGTACTCGATCCTAAAATCGTTATAGCTTCCCGTATAATCATCCTTTTCAACTTCTACACTCTCAACAACAGCTGAAGAGGGACCCCGTTTTAATGACTCGACGAATGAATCGACATCCTCTTCGTCTCCTTCGGCATAGGCAAAGACCGAACCGTCATATTCATTCTTGACATAACCGAAAACACCAATCCTTCTTGCTTCACGGACGGTATAATAACGGAATCCAACTCCCTGAACTATTCCCCTGACTTTTATTTTGGCTGATATTTTTTTCATAATTTTTATTTTTTTCGATGATTATAAGATACTAAGGAAATAAGGGTCAAGAGTAGATGTAATAAAAAATTGAAAGATGTAAATTGTTTTTTAATCTTTTGACAAAAAGAGTTCGAGTATATATATTTTTGCGATTATGAACATAGATAAACTTATAAAAACAAAGAAAGCGAAAGTTGCCGTAATAGGACTCGGTTATGTGGGTCTGCCGTTGGCTATGGAAATAGTGAATGGCGGATTTTCAGTAGTCGGAATCGATGTTGAAAAGAAAAAGGTCAATAGGATAAACCGAGGAAGCTCTCCTGTCTTGGATGTAAGCGATGACATATTAAAAAATGCTCTCAATTCTAAAAGATTTTCATCTACAACAGATTATTCTATTTTAAAAAAAGCGGATATTATTACAATCTGTGTCCCTACTCCACTCCGAAAGACAAGAGATCCAGATATTTCTTATATCATTGCAGCAATCAACAATGTCAAAAATTTCATAAGAAAGGGACAGCTTATAATACTTGAAAGCACTACCTATCCCGGCACAACAAGAGAATTGATAAAGCCCACTCTTGAATCGTCAGGTTTAAAGGCAGGTAAGGATTTTTTCCTTGCATTTTCACCTGAAAGGATCGATCCGGGCAACAAAGAATTCACCACCAAAAACACTCCTAAAGTCGTAGGAGGGATAAGCCCTAAATGTACAAAGATAGCAGCTCTCTTTTATTCCCAATTTATAGACAGCGTCACAGAGGTATCAAATAGCGACAGCGCAGAAATGGTAAAGCTTTTGGAAAACACATTTAGAAGCGTCAATATAGGGCTTGTGAACGAGATGGCGCTAATCTGTGACAAACTTGGAATCAATGTTTGGGAAGTAATCGATGCTGCTGCCACTAAACCTTTCGGTTTTATGCCATTTTATCCGGGACCCGGATTGGGGGGGCACTGCATACCTATCGACCCTCATTATCTTTCATGGAAACTAAAGGAATTGAACTTCAATGCAAGATTTATTGAGCTTGCAGGTGAAGTAAATTCTCATATGCCTGAATTCGTAATATCAAAGATAACAGATTCTCTGAACATTAGGAATAAAAGCGTCAAAGGAGCAAAAGTACTTATTATTGGAGTTTCATACAAAAGAGACATCAATGATATGAGAGAATCTCCTGCCTTAGATATCATTGGAATATTGGATGAAAAGGGCGCAAAAATATCATATTATGACCCTTACATTCCATCTTTTACGCTCAAGGGGAAAAAATACAAATCAAAAAATCTTACGCCCAATGAGATCAAAAACGCAGATTGCGTTGTCATAACAACAAACCATAGCTGTATCGATTACGAAAAAGTAGTCAAACATTCCAAGTTAATTGTCGATACTCGCAATGCTCTCAAAAATTTCAAAAGGAACAGAAAAAAGATAGTTCTTCTCTGAATAATTATGGCTATTTATCTTGTGACAGGCGGCGCCGGTTTTATCGGCTCAAATATCTGCGATGAGCTCGCAAAAAGAGGATGGAAGACGAGGGTCTTTGACAATCTCTCAACAGGTAAATCAGAAAACCTGAAACATCTTGAAGGAAAAATAGAGTTTATTCGCGGAGATCTGCGTAATATGGAAGAGGTGAAATCTGCAGTAAAGAATGTAGATATGATTTTTCATCTTGCCGCACTTCCATCGGTTATAAGGTCTGTCCAGGACCCTATTACAAGCAATTCTGCAAATATAGACGGCACGCTAAATCTTCTTGTTGCGGCAAGGGATGCAGGAGTGAGAAGAATAATATTTGCAGGCTCTTCCTCTGCCTATGGTGATACAGAAGAAGACAGCAAGTATGAAGAAATGAAGCCGTCTCCCCTATCACCATACGCCATAACCAAAGTAACAGGAGAGTATTACTGCAAGGTCTTTTCAAATCTTTATGGCATAGAAACTGTAATACTGCGCTACTTCAATGTTTTTGGTCCAAGACAAGACCCATCTTCGCCCTATTCCGGCGTCATCTCCATATTTGTAAAAAAGATGAAGTCAGGGGAAAGACCTACAATATTCGGCAATGGCAAGCAATCACGAGATTTCACCTTTGTCAAAAATGTTGTCAACGCCAATATGCTTGCCTCTGAGAAGGAGGGAATATCAGGAGAAATCATCAATATTGCCTGCGGTAAAAGAGTCACCGTCAATCAATTGGTTGATGAACTCAATGAGATTTTGGGAACGAATATAAAACCAATTTATGCTGACCCTCGCCCCGGAGATATACTGCATTCTCTTGCAGACATAAGAAAAGCAGAAAGACTTCTTGGCTACAAACCTGAAGTGCATTTCAAAGAAGGATTGAGAAAAACTGTTGAAAGTATCTAAAATTCCTGCTTATATTTCACTGTTCTAAAAATTTTTTATCAAACCAATCACACAAAATTCTGAAAGCAAATTTTTTCTATTTAATAGAGGGAGATATGAAATGATAAATCCACAAATCTTTAGACAATATGACATAAGAGGTCTTGTTGGAAGCGACCTTACTCCTGAAGTTGTTGAATTGATAGGAAAAGCTTTTGCAACCTACCTCAACAGGGAAGGAAAAAATAAAATCTCTATAGGTTACGACATTCGGTTGAGTTCTGAATCCTTCAAGGATGCCATTATTCGTGGAGCAACATCTGCAGGATGCAACTGCATAGATATAGGGATGGTGCCTACACCGGTACTCTATTATTCGCTGTTTTCGCTCGATGTTGACGGAGGAGTAATGATAACAGGAAGCCATAATCCTCCTGAATTCAATGGACTGAAACTTTGCAATAATAAAACAACACTCTATGGAGAAGAAATTCAGGAGATAAGGAAAATCATTGAAAGCGGAAATTTTTCATCAGGCAATGGGACATCTGAAAAGAGTGATATCAAGGGAAAATACATCGATATGATTGCTGAAAGGATAAAATTAGAAAAGCCCCTAAGGATTGTTGTAGATGCAGGAAATGGCACTGCCTCCCATATTGCACCAGCTCTTTTGAGGAAGCTTGGCTGTGAAGTAAAAGAGCTCTTTTGTGAACCTGACGGCAATTTTCCCAACCACCACCCCGACCCGACAATTGAAGAAAACCTCAAAACACTCATAGAAACTGTCGTAAGTGGGAACTATGATATGGGAATCGGTTATGATGGAGATGCTGACAGAATCGGCGTAATCGATGATAAGGGCAACATCATTTGGGGTGACCAATTAATGATTCTCTTTTCAAGGGAAATTCTAAAAAACGGTTCACAGCCCATTGTATTTGAAGTTAAATGTTCACAAACCTTGTTCGATGATGTGAAAAAGCATGGCGGACAACCTATTATGTGGAAAGCAGGGCATTCACTCATCAAAAATAAGATGAAAGAGCTGAATGCTCCACTTGGGGGAGAAATGAGCGGACATATGTTCTTTGCAGACAGATACTTTGGCTATGACGATGCCATTTACGCATCGTGCAGGATGGCAGAGCTTCTTTCAAAAAGCGGCAAAAAGTGTTCAGAATTGCTCTCAGATATCCCAAAAATGTATAACACTCCTGAAATTCGAGTTGACTGCTCTGATAGTGAAAAATTCAAAATAGTCAGCGAAGTAGCAGAATACTTCAAAAAGCAGTATGAAGTGATAGATGTGGATGGAGTCCGTTTTATGACAGAAGGAGGATGGGGATTAATAAGGGCATCGAATACACAGCCGGTCCTTGTATTGAGGTTTGAAGCAGTTTCCCCTGAACGTCTAAATGAAATAAAAAAAATAGTATTTGATAAATTGAGCGAATATGAATCGGTAAAGCTTCCAGAATAGGCATTCCGTGTTTGGAAGTGATTCCGT
This Candidatus Schekmanbacteria bacterium DNA region includes the following protein-coding sequences:
- a CDS encoding GHMP kinase gives rise to the protein MEEDIMTLTVSAPGRICLFGEHQDYLGFNVISAAINRRIKISGNAVVGRSLSIDLPDITSFEKIDLDNLNTLKNNRDYLRSAFNLLKSMGVQFPQGFDCKIESTIPIKKGVSSSSAMVVAWIAFLLAISGEKENYSSFDIAKLAFKAEVEAFNEPGGMQDHLCAAIGGMLFMDFSGDVKYRKLKNKLNGFVLGDSLVQKDTIGVLSRIKKGFFGAVDMIKKDLPDIDILTASSDIADSYEEKLDRESYRIFAGALKIRDLTSEALDEVEKDSVDEDRIGELFNRHHQILRDNLSVSTPQINDMIDAALSVGAKGAKVNGSGGGGCFIVYCPKKENEVIEAIKKKGGEASKIEIDEGVRVEC
- a CDS encoding SDR family oxidoreductase — translated: MAIYLVTGGAGFIGSNICDELAKRGWKTRVFDNLSTGKSENLKHLEGKIEFIRGDLRNMEEVKSAVKNVDMIFHLAALPSVIRSVQDPITSNSANIDGTLNLLVAARDAGVRRIIFAGSSSAYGDTEEDSKYEEMKPSPLSPYAITKVTGEYYCKVFSNLYGIETVILRYFNVFGPRQDPSSPYSGVISIFVKKMKSGERPTIFGNGKQSRDFTFVKNVVNANMLASEKEGISGEIINIACGKRVTVNQLVDELNEILGTNIKPIYADPRPGDILHSLADIRKAERLLGYKPEVHFKEGLRKTVESI
- a CDS encoding pyruvate synthase subunit beta, producing MARPKKVRIPSEEFFHPGHYACQGCGAPIVGRYLLKALGKKTIIVIPACCWSVIQGPYPYSTLKVNVIHTAFETAASTAAGIRASLEMQKKNDVNVVALAGDGGTFDIGLQALSGAAERNDDIIYVCYDNEAYMNTGIQRSSSTPLGAWTTTTPGTHYKDRPKKDIIQIMAAHRIPYAATGNVAYPEDLYVKFKKATTMRGLRFFHILSPCPPGWRSSSEDSIKIARYATWSKMHPLYEVYDGEKYVVRKPEKEIPVNDYFSLQKRFAHLTEREVDTIQQMVDERWESLLRLAS
- a CDS encoding FAD-dependent oxidoreductase, producing the protein MKRKNRNSKFFLALCNESVARNITGAWRNVRPVYKEKTAPCRESCPAGENIEGVMSLVSQRKYIDAWNLIREENPFPAVCGRACYHPCESGCNRGFFDEPLSINAIERFVSDMAFQKYGRKRRIVKKGGKKKGRVAVIGAGVAGLTAAYHLARNDIAVTVYDSFKSPGGILRYGIPAYRLPKDILDWEIERIRDNAVDIVCGKRLGKDLSIKGLLNKSDALIIAAGATFSRKLGIEGEEAEGIIDGSKFLKDISLGRMKAPGRKVAVIGGGNTAVDVARSALRLGCEVKMFYRRTRIEMGAFPEEITDAVEEGVDINFLVAPYAFLKGKDNKLEGIRFQRMKLGKPDASGRRRPVPIKGDTFEEDFDCAIVAIGEDIDSSILKPLVDEESFFSSLRYGCITPIERVFTAGDFAGGPRSIVEAIAGGKRAALAVISMINGKSFALDYEKIRIGAQGGISFSNYGNSSEEIIEKLSTIVEYQNLNIDYFMPADPPQIRKADVEKRKKDFSEVVQTLSKREAIAEAERCFNCGRCTDCDNCYKFCPDISVLKRVRKGFTYEIDYDHCKGCSICYSECPRNVIEMVEEVKS
- a CDS encoding response regulator; its protein translation is MKDDDDGKISVLVIEDDEVFKQFLKKFLKEKGMNVSLASNGLEGLAKIEKQHFDLIITDLKMPKMNGMDFLKELKNKKGNDVAVIVLTAYGEMDNYVQAIDWGVYEFLHKPVDVEVLSEIIEKAVSERNIRKNQ
- a CDS encoding pyridoxal phosphate-dependent aminotransferase, whose product is MELSERAKALKPSPTLSITALANKLKAEGKDVIGFGAGQPDFDTPDNIKEAAKRAIDNGFTKYTPSAGINELKDAIIEKFKSENGLEYKRSEIVVSSGAKDFLFNLAMVLLNPGDEVIIPSPYWVSYPDQVEIAGGKPVIVETKEEDGFCLKADALREKITERTKALILNSPSNPTGGAYEVKDLEEIAEVVLEKGILVISDEIYERLVYDGYKHTSIASLSNEMKKNTIVVNGVSKTYSMTGWRIGYGAGNEEIMSAITKLQSQSISNPVSISQMASIEAITGDQSAVEKMRLAFDERRKFVVSKLNSIEGVKCFNPKGAFYCFPNFSGIYGKSFEGKAINSSNDLTETLLSSFNVAAVPGAAFGSDNNIRISYATGMEMLEKGLKRIEDFVSALK
- a CDS encoding pyruvate ferredoxin oxidoreductase; protein product: MFEIRFHGRGGQGAVIASKILGLALFYEGFYIQSFPVFGLERRGAPVAAFLRVDKEPIRQRTNVYTPDSVIILDETLITFQNVVDGLKENGSILINTRKKPIEFTAFNGYRVYTVNATDIALKYGLGTLSSPIVNTAILGAYLRINKILKFSSLEKALREEVKENAVNNLLAAKESYRKCNLCPLDELNEKKKSKQ
- a CDS encoding lactate utilization protein; amino-acid sequence: MRQVKKKGRKDKKTAPNPRSEVIKRRVEKLCDELNKRNIEGIFVESSSDACRKIKKMIPKGATVALGGSVTIVESGIIDTLRQMDINLLDRYREDISKKEVDKMRREGLMADVFVSSTNAITMKGELINADGIGNRIASMIYGPQKVIIVCGINKIVKNIQEGVERIYLTAGPMNSLRFNADAPCAETGFCKEDICYPPQRICNMFSIIEGQAESGRMSVIIVNEILGF
- the porA gene encoding pyruvate ferredoxin oxidoreductase; this translates as MRKVLMANHAVSIGVKLSRVSVVAAYPITPQSQVVELISEMCADGEIDAKFLKVESEHSAMACCIGAALGGSRVFTATSSQGLLLMHEMLHWAAGSRVPIVMTNVNRSVSPPWSIWTDQTDSLSQRDTGWIQLYCESNQEVLDSIIQAYWIAEKVNLPFMVVFDGFYLSHTNEAVDIPEQSDVDRFLRKFRPKFKIDVKKPHAFNSIVYPDAYMEFRHMIKESMDTVPAVVNKCGAEFGKKFGRVYGTLEEYRNEDAEISLITSSTVTSTARIVIDEYRKKGIKAGLIKLRLFNPFPREDILNAIRGKRKVGVIDRNYSPGNGGVFAQTLRANIIGNGDIPEIYPFIVGLGGRDVHLGVLNEAIDIMASNKKIKAGEEIWLDLKK
- a CDS encoding acylphosphatase; protein product: MKKISAKIKVRGIVQGVGFRYYTVREARRIGVFGYVKNEYDGSVFAYAEGDEEDVDSFVESLKRGPSSAVVESVEVEKDDYTGSYNDFRIEY
- a CDS encoding nucleotide sugar dehydrogenase, which encodes MNIDKLIKTKKAKVAVIGLGYVGLPLAMEIVNGGFSVVGIDVEKKKVNRINRGSSPVLDVSDDILKNALNSKRFSSTTDYSILKKADIITICVPTPLRKTRDPDISYIIAAINNVKNFIRKGQLIILESTTYPGTTRELIKPTLESSGLKAGKDFFLAFSPERIDPGNKEFTTKNTPKVVGGISPKCTKIAALFYSQFIDSVTEVSNSDSAEMVKLLENTFRSVNIGLVNEMALICDKLGINVWEVIDAAATKPFGFMPFYPGPGLGGHCIPIDPHYLSWKLKELNFNARFIELAGEVNSHMPEFVISKITDSLNIRNKSVKGAKVLIIGVSYKRDINDMRESPALDIIGILDEKGAKISYYDPYIPSFTLKGKKYKSKNLTPNEIKNADCVVITTNHSCIDYEKVVKHSKLIVDTRNALKNFKRNRKKIVLL